CAAAGCGCCTAGATTCTCTTGGAGCGAAAGTTGTTGCCGTGAACGACTGCGCCGGCACCCTTTATATGAAGGAAGGAGTTCCAGTGCGCCAACTCACAGAATACATTGCCGAAAACGGTAGTATTGCAGGCTTCATGGGACAAGAACTCCTAAGCCGCGAGGAGTTCTTCTCTATGAAAGCTGACGTGATGATTCCCGCCGCACTCGAAAACCAAATCGGTGAAAAAGAAGCTCATGCAGCTCAGGTCGAGCTCATTGCGGAAGGCGCAAATGGCCCTATCACTAACAGAGCTGATGAAATTCTCGCCGAAAAAGACATTCAAGTTATTCCAGATGTTTTAGCGAACTCTGGCGGCGTAATTGTCTCTTATTTTGAATGGCTCCAGAACCGCTCTAACGATTACTGGCACGAACATCACGTCTTAGAGAAGCTCCAAGACAAAATCATTAAAGCCTATCATATTGTCCACGATCTAAGCATAGAGCTTGATGTAAGCAAACGCGAAGCAGCCTATATAAGAGCATTGAAAAATATTGATGAAGTCTACAATGAGCGCGGTATATTCCCTTAATTAAAAATGCGCTAACAGGTCTTCTATCTGCCTATATGTATGAAGACTTGAAAGAGTTAAACGTAAACGCGAACTCCCTTTAGGAACAGTTGGTGGCCTAATAGCCGGTATCAAAAAACCTTTTTCGAAGAGCTCTTTAGATTTATTTAAGGCCCCCTCTTCTGAGCCTATGAGTACGGCAATAATCGGTCCCTCTCCTTCAATTAATTGATAACTTTTTTGCTTTAAAGATTCGCGAAGGTACTTACACTTTTCCAATAAAGATCTTCGCTTAGCTTCATATTCCTCGCTTGCCATTAACTCAAGTGATTTTAAATTTGCCGCAATAACTCCAGGAGGCAAAGCCGTGGAAAAGATATAGGATCGACAGGTATTTAAAAAATAATCTTTCAAAGCCTTACTTATACAAGCATAAGCACCAAAACTCCCAAAAGCTTTAGAAAAAGTTCCGAGCAGCAAATCCACATCCTTTGCCCACCTACCCGTGGGACCACAACCATCTTCTCCGTAGACGCCAGCACCATGTGCGTCATCTAAATATAAAAATGCCTCATACTTTTTTGACAAGGACACCAAATCCGCAATAGGTGCCTCATCACCATCCATACTAAATACGGTTTCCGAAATAATAATTTTGTGCTCTACATCTTGGTAGCGTTCAAGGAGCTTTCCTAAAGAACTGATATCATTATGATGAAAACGCTGAAACTTGGCTCCCGACAAACGAATGCCATCAATGATTGAAGCGTGAACCAACTTATCAGCAAAAATCATGGTGTTTTTATCCGCCAAAGCCTGAATCAAACCG
This Lentisphaera araneosa HTCC2155 DNA region includes the following protein-coding sequences:
- a CDS encoding aminotransferase class I/II-fold pyridoxal phosphate-dependent enzyme, producing MLLRMYDEQKYEDFIQEVKQKDLFRQAKVYEYSQGVEYSFENKTLINFSSNSYLGMHLDKRVVEASSHATQSLGVSSIASRLVCGTMPLHDDLEKAVAQWKGADESIVFNSGFQANVGLIQALADKNTMIFADKLVHASIIDGIRLSGAKFQRFHHNDISSLGKLLERYQDVEHKIIISETVFSMDGDEAPIADLVSLSKKYEAFLYLDDAHGAGVYGEDGCGPTGRWAKDVDLLLGTFSKAFGSFGAYACISKALKDYFLNTCRSYIFSTALPPGVIAANLKSLELMASEEYEAKRRSLLEKCKYLRESLKQKSYQLIEGEGPIIAVLIGSEEGALNKSKELFEKGFLIPAIRPPTVPKGSSRLRLTLSSLHTYRQIEDLLAHF